CAGTAGCGCCACGCTGTATAAGCCATAGTTACAACGCCCGTAAAAATAGCAGAGTCGTCAACAGTGAATTGAGGATGGTGAAGCGGATAGGTTATCCCTTCAGGCTTGCCTACACCTAAGCGAAACATTGTGCCCGGAGCATGGGCTAGGTAACAAGAGAAGTCTTCAGCCCCTAGGGATGGCTCTAGCAAGAGTTTTACCCGATCGCTACCCCAGGCTTCCGTGGCGGCAGTTTCCAGCAATCGCGTCAACACCGGATCATTTTGCACCGAAGGCACTACTCGTTGATAGTTCAGCTTATAGGTAGCACCATAGGCCTGACAAATACCAGCAATGATCTGCTCAATCCAGGCCGGAAGCTGCTCGTGGGTTTCAGGATGCAGCGATCGTACCGTGCCCGTCAAGGTCACGCGATCAGCAATCACATTAGCAGCACGTCCACCCTGAATAGTGCCAAAGGTGAGGACAACAGGACGCAGGGGATTTTGTGTGCGACTGATAGACTGTTGCAGGGCAGTAATCACCTGGGCAGCAATCCAAATAGCATCCACAGCCTCATGGGGACGGGCACCATGCCCCGACTCGCCCATAATCGTCAGTTCGATGTCATCGGCAGCAGCCGTCAGCGCCCCATAGCGGATCCCAATACATCCCAATGGCGTAGCTGGAAACACATGCAACCCTAAGATGGCAGCTACCCCCTCCATAACTCCATCTTGCACCATCCAATGGGCACCCTGAGCCACTTCCTCCGCTGGTTGGAACAAGAAGCGATAAGCACCCGGTAATGGCGTTCCCAACTGGGAAAGTACCATTGCTGTACCTAAACCAATCGTAGTGTGCACATCATGACCACAGGCATGCATCACACCAGCCTGCTTAGAGCTATAGGGCAGACCAGTTCGTTCTTGAATGGGTAACGCATCCATATCTGTGCGGATAGCAAGGATGCGATCGGCGCGATCGCCCATTAAATCACCCACCACACCCACTTTGCCTACAGCTTCCCGCACGTGCAACCCACAGGATGACAACACCCCAGCTACATAGGCTGCTGTTTGATACTCCTGTCCACTTAATTCAGGATGACTGTGGAGGTGATGCCGAATCTCAATCAGCCGTGGTTCTAGCGTTTTAGCAACAGATTTAATAGTATCAAGCATGGGGAATGAACTCTACAGTCTGGTAGGTAACTGGTGCTTGTGTGTTCAACATGGTAGACAGTGTACGTTTATCACTCTAGTCGTCGGTAATAGACAAGTTGGTGGGATGGCAATAACTGAGGATGCAGAATTTTTACGAGGTCAGACAACACAACGTCTGGTTGCAGAATACCGCTTTCCCAATAGTCATTGCCACCAGTAGCATTCACACGAGCATTGTTATTAAAAACCTGCTTAGTCTGCACAGCAGTAAAATTTTGATAGCGTGGATCCGCGGCTAGAATATCTGCCTGAGTTTGCCAGGTGAGACTGCTAGTGAACCAGAATTGAGCCTGGGAAGCCCGATCGAGCACAGCTTCAAAACTAAGGGGAATGCTGCCAGTGGCAGGATTGTCAGCCCAAAGATAGTTAGCACCTGCATCTCGGAAATAGCGAGCCATGTAGCTTTTACCACCCGGCATATACCAAGTGCCACCAATATCCAGACCAGCCATCACTGTAGGACGATCAGATACCCTTGCTGCCATGGCCGCTATCCGACGATAGCGCTCAACAATACCTGCAAACACTCGATTCGCCGCTGCCTCTTGATTAAAAAACAGCGCAGTAAACTTCAACCATTCTGCTCGTCCCAGGGGAGAGGTTTCTAGATACTCTGCATTCACTGCCACAGTCATGCCCGCCCTAGCTAGCCGCTCAGTATAATCTACTGCTGCCCCACTGAGTTGATAGGTCATGACCAAGCTAGGATCCAAATTCAGCAATTGTTCCACATTGACCGTGTTATCTGCCCCAACCTCGTGCACCTTGCCCTGTTTGACTAACTCCCGAACCTTCGGGTTATTGATCTGCTTGACATAATCAATTGCCACTAAGCGGTCTAATAACCCCAAAACATCGAGGTGAGGCAGATAGGTGCTAGAGAGGGCTGCGATCGTGGCGATCGGCACAGTAATCACTGTACCCTTAATCTCTGTTGGTATCGGCGTACCACATTGCACTAGCACATAGGTTATGGGTGCCTGATTCATCTGCCCTGGCACTG
This is a stretch of genomic DNA from Cyanobacteriota bacterium. It encodes these proteins:
- a CDS encoding ABC transporter substrate-binding protein, coding for MGILNPRLRKGRGRSPWWLVVLLGLVVMGLVVGCQQPRLQTPTNRLGDTSTAVVQPCVTSYSPDRDYFPNKVKFSYAQGVRVDYHRHYKVVAVPGQMNQAPITYVLVQCGTPIPTEIKGTVITVPIATIAALSSTYLPHLDVLGLLDRLVAIDYVKQINNPKVRELVKQGKVHEVGADNTVNVEQLLNLDPSLVMTYQLSGAAVDYTERLARAGMTVAVNAEYLETSPLGRAEWLKFTALFFNQEAAANRVFAGIVERYRRIAAMAARVSDRPTVMAGLDIGGTWYMPGGKSYMARYFRDAGANYLWADNPATGSIPLSFEAVLDRASQAQFWFTSSLTWQTQADILAADPRYQNFTAVQTKQVFNNNARVNATGGNDYWESGILQPDVVLSDLVKILHPQLLPSHQLVYYRRLE
- a CDS encoding M20 family metallopeptidase: MLDTIKSVAKTLEPRLIEIRHHLHSHPELSGQEYQTAAYVAGVLSSCGLHVREAVGKVGVVGDLMGDRADRILAIRTDMDALPIQERTGLPYSSKQAGVMHACGHDVHTTIGLGTAMVLSQLGTPLPGAYRFLFQPAEEVAQGAHWMVQDGVMEGVAAILGLHVFPATPLGCIGIRYGALTAAADDIELTIMGESGHGARPHEAVDAIWIAAQVITALQQSISRTQNPLRPVVLTFGTIQGGRAANVIADRVTLTGTVRSLHPETHEQLPAWIEQIIAGICQAYGATYKLNYQRVVPSVQNDPVLTRLLETAATEAWGSDRVKLLLEPSLGAEDFSCYLAHAPGTMFRLGVGKPEGITYPLHHPQFTVDDSAIFTGVVTMAYTAWRYWQLD